From one Salmo salar chromosome ssa09, Ssal_v3.1, whole genome shotgun sequence genomic stretch:
- the LOC106610754 gene encoding transcription regulator protein BACH2, translating to MSADEGAHAHVRSGDAPMYVYESTVHCANVLLSLEDQRRQDILCDVTVVVEGTEIRAHRAVLAASSRYFLQVLLGHTHPEQEPIISLSDKVTARGFAPLLQFAYTAKLVLSKENIHEVIRCADFLGVHNLEDSCFRFLQAQLHSDTADHNNGLLCRKELPPSAHTDDLITEMDGSGGSASSEKLRVMSSSATRRRPNHSTLSSLTSSLTSDLPRCPKYRKYQRAYAKHSEENDDDDSVTSAASSHCHTSTSPGPLSETSSTRQGGQPHPLSPSRIKEEPHPWGEGEGSPPGLSEDSQDVLEMEMGPEPSERPPSRGSPSCLSSYLQRGLLDLSNPDSTLPTTPLTQQLLNNELSLAHNRDRDRNRGAFQGEGGRDLRAVSAGTVHSSVDGVTMQPMPSDGLSKQEVELDRRSSVIFSSGVCDRLGTPSQSYCDRKSLEKDLLEITSKSLWTGVSQSFPCRQPYSPLSSSTSSTTLTTALQDPLPTVACRGQPTTSCPLPIKISPRSPPCEPRTRTSSSCSSFSYLEDVGSGDSPSNLPQFEFSSSPCSVSGSGLARCLVGEQREHGGMVVGEAIFSQGRAKIKCERSYGANSSDESGSFSEGDSESGPAREPGPEVKLPFPVDQITNLPRNDFQIMIKMHKLTSEQLEFIHDIRRRSKNRIAAQRCRKRKLDCIQNLEVEIRKLVHEKEKLLSERNQLKVCMGELWQNLSYLSQAVSQEVCREVQGNPEKTKVLLPTHRPSDPTTPTTHSLSIMASIDLTSNPGSPTSEGSLAKSPCSYESPVERDVGSGQRLRRGQGGVETEVSVLGQEDPESFLEPGASPGVCSPTVSVDFCQEMTEKCTTEEQPGQVCT from the exons ATGTCTGCGGATGAGGGGGCTCATGCCCACGTCAGGTCCGGGGATGCTCCCATGTACGTGTATGAGTCGACGGTGCACTGTGCCAACGTGCTGCTGAGTCTGGAGGACCAGCGGCGGCAGGACATTCTGTGTGATGTgacggtggtggtggaggggacgGAGATCAGGGCCCACAGGGCCGTCCTGGCAGCCAGCAGCAGATACTTCCTACAGGTGCTGCTGGGACACACACACCCCGAGCAGGAACCAATCAtcagcctgtctgacaag GTCACAGCCAGGGGGTTTGCCCCGCTGCTACAGTTTGCCTACACAGCCAAGCTGGTTCTGAGCAAAGAGAACATCCATGAGGTGATCCGCTGTGCTGACTTCCTAGGCGTTCACAACCTAGAGGACTCCTGCTTCCGCTTTCTGCAGGCTCAGCTGCACAGCGACACCGCTGATCACAACAATGGCCTTCTCTGCCGCAAGGAGTTGCCACCGTCGGCGCACACTGATGACCTCATCACAGAGATGGACGGTAGTGGTGGTTCTGCATCGTCGGAGAAgctcagggtgatgtcatcatcAGCGACGAGGCGGCGGCCCAATCACTCAACCCTCTCGTCCCTCACCAGcagcctgacctctgacctcccaCGATGCCCCAAATATAGGAAGTACCAGCGGGCCTACGCCAAGCACAGCGAAGAGAATGACGACGATGACAGCGTCACCTCAGCCGCCTCGTCACACTGCCATACCTCAACCTCCCCAGGCCCTCTCTCAGAGACCAGCAGCACCCGTCAAGGGGGACAacctcaccccctctccccctccagaaTCAAAGAGGAACCCCACCCCTGGGGCGAGGGAGAGGGGAGTCCCCCAGGACTGTCAGAGGATAGCCAGGATGtcctggagatggagatggggcCGGAGCCCTCAGAGCGTCCCCCCAGCAGAGGCTCACCATCCTGCCTGAGCTCTTACCTCCAGAGGGGCCTCCTGGATCTCAGTAACCCAGACAGCACTCTACCTACCACTCCTCTCACCCAGCAGCTACTGAACAACGAACTCTCATTAGCCCATAACAGGGATAGGGACAGGAACAGGGGGGCATTTCAAGGTGAGGGTGGAAGGGACCTCAGGGCTGTGTCTGCAGGGACAGTGCATTCGTCTGTGGATGGCGTGACCATGCAACCTATGCCCTCAGACGGACTCAGCAAACAGGAAGTAGAGTTGGATCGCCGTAGCAGCGTCATCTTCTCCTCCGGAGTGTGCGACCGCCTGGGAACACCGTCTCAATCCTACTGCGACCGGAAGTCTCTGGAAAAAGATCTGTTGGAGATCACATCAAAATCCCTGTGGACAGGTGTTAGTCAGTCCTTCCCCTGCCGCCAGCCTTActctcccctatcctcctccacctcctctaccaccctCACCACGGCCCTCCAGGACCCCCTGCCGACCGTGGCCTGCCGAGGGCAACCCACCACCAGCTGTCCTCTGCCCATAAAGATTTCCCCCCGCTCCCCTCCATGCGAGCCCCGCACACGCACCTCCAGCTCCTGCTCATCTTTCTCCTACCTGGAGGACGTGGGCAGCGGGGACTCGCCCTCCAACTTGCCCCAGTTTGAGTTCTCCTCCTCCCCATGCTCTGTGTCGGGCTCTGGCCTGGCTCGCTGTCTGGTGggggagcagagggagcacgGTGGGATGGTGGTGGGGGAAGCCATCTTCTCTCAGGGCCGTGCCAAGATCAAGTGTGAACGTTCGTACGGGGCCAACTCCAGTGATGAATCTGGGTCCTTCTCAGAGGGAGACAGTGAGTCCGGCCCTGCCAGAGAGCCAGGCCCTGAG GTCAAACTTCCATTCCCGGTGGATCAGATCACCAACCTTCCCCGTAACGACTTCCAGATCATGATAAAGATGCACAAACTGACCTCAGAGCAGCTGGAGTTCATTCACGACATCCGGCGGCGCAGTAAGAACCGCATCGCTGCCCAGCGCTGCCGCAAGAGGAAGCTGGACTGCATCCAGAACCTGGAGGTGGAGATACGCAAATTG gtgcATGAGAAGGAGAAGCTACTAAGTGAGAGGAACCAGCTGAAGGTGTGTATGGGTGAGCTGTGGCAGAACCTCTCCTACCTGTCCCAGGCTGTGTCCCAGGAGGTGTGCAGGGAGGTGCAGGGGAACCCCGAGAAGACCAAAGTCCTGCTCCCTACACACAGGCCCAGCGATCCCACCACTCCCACCACTCACAGCCTCTCCATCATGGCCAGCATCGACCTCACCTCCAACCCAGGCTCCCCAACCTCAGAGGGCAGCCTGGCCAAGTCACCCTGCTCCTATGAAAGCCCTGTGGAGAGAGATGTTGGCTCTGGGCAGAGGCTTAGGAGGGGGCAGGGCGGTGTGGAGACAGAGGTGTCTGTCCTGGGGCAGGAGGACCCTGAGTCTTTCCTAGAGCCTGGAGCATCTCCGGGTGTGTGTAGCCCCACTGTTTCGGTGGATTTCTGTCAAGAGATGACTGAGAAATGCACGACAGAAGAACAGCCCGGACAGGTCTGTACCTAG